The genomic region AAAGGCTCCTTTGATTATATATGGAAGGTTGAATAATTAATCAATTACCGGAAGATATTTTTGTAAATTATTGAAGCGTTACCAAATTTAATGCCTATATATAAATTAGGGGTTTTAATCGGATGTTTCAAACGAACATTGAAGTCGCCTGTTTTGTTTTGCGAAAGTATGTTCTCTGGATCCACAATTTGTACAGGTTTTTACTCTGATTTCGTATGATTTCATATGTACTTTTGATTTTACAATGACGGTTCACCATACAGATTGTTTGTGGCTTTGATTAACTTTCTCTGTTTTGTTTGGCAGCTTAATATGGTGACTGAATCATCTTTGACTCAAGAAATTGGTAGAAGAAGACGCTCCAATTCGATTGCCCTTTGCCTTACAGTTATAATATTCTTGACTTTCTACCCTATTTGAGATCATACCGATTGTTTCTAATGACTTTTTTGGTCAATGCACCTTTTTCAAAATCTGAGTTTGATGAAGGTGTGTTCAAATCTAGAGGAAAATATGGTAGGTAAGTTGAGTTGTATGGAAATTGTCATCAGTATGCAGTCTTTCATCTTTAGAAACAAACATAAAACCATTTTAATTTTACGGGTATGGTTTCCATTGCTTATAAACTGTTTTCTTTCCCTATATTTGTCTGAAGGCTTTAATTGGTTGATCGATTGCTATAATGAACCTTTACAATATTCATAATCCGATACGGGTATGGTTTCTATTTCTAGATTTTGACTCCATTTTAGGTCACTTGTGATTGTGAATTCGATTTTCGTGTATTAATTTAGTGGGTTTAATTTATGATCTAATTCTGCTTCTGTTTTGAAATAAGGCTATTAGGTTATGCATAATGAGTATTTTATCTATTGGCTTTTGGATTTGTATCGTTTTTATGGAGCTGTTAACAACTGCTGACGAAAGTTTTGTTTTTTGTACTCAGTTTGTGCATTCTAAAAGTTAGAACTAGAAACTTTACTTATTATATGCATTGCTATTGTATCTGAATAATTTTCTGCCATGAACATGAAATGAGTGGCTATAAGGCATATATTCGTTAGTTTTGTGTAAAATCAGGAAAGTTTTATAAATATGTCAGGTTGTTCGATTGATTCAGTAACTTGGCCGGTTCAATTTATCATCGTGTTGAATTTATGTATGTAAGGTGTGAGTTTATAGGGTGGAGGGTGATTGGGACTACCGTTTTGCAGTGAGTGTGTTTGGAGATAGTGTCTATACCGTAACGAGGTCGCGTATATTCAGGTATATCAAGTGTGCAAAAACTTAATATTCAAAGTTACGGTATGGAACTTTGATTTGTGGGGGGCATATATTTGTTTCGACATTAGTATTTCTTTCATAAGGTTTCCATTAGAGTTTATATCTATAGAGTGGGATGGATATAAGGCCTCATCAGTTTATTTTTTTGTGAAGTGAGGAGGTAATTTTAATGGATCTGGTTGTTTAATTGATTTTGTAAATTAACCAAaatcatattttataaaaatattaacaTATTAATATGCTATTTCCTTTTATTGGAGGATTTAACAAATTAAATGATAGTTTAATTACCtcattttttttgaatggctaacgTTGCACACCATGGGGATTGAACCCCTGACCTCTCCTATCCTAAGCTCTACCTAAACTCACCAACACTATTGGGCTATTAATTACCTCATTTGAATTGGTTTTGTTGCTGTGAAATTGAAATCAGAAGTAATTCCCATATGGCCTTATAGTTATAGTTTTCTTACATCATGAATGattaattctttttgttttttatgcaCATATCCTGGTGATTGCCATATCAAGAAGCTTGACAGTGATCTGTGATGATGACGATCAGCTTCAACTTAAATGGACTGCTCCAAATAAGTGCAGCTATGTAAAAATGACATCATGTCTCAGATTATGAGCCTGTTTCATATGTTAGCGTATTTTTTTAGTTAAGTTTTGTAAAGAAAGGTGCCTCGGTAAAGGTAAGTTCTTTTCTCTATCTTTCATCTTTAGAAATAAACATAAAACCATTTTAATTTTACGGGTATGGTTTCCATTGCTTATAAACTGTTTTCTTTCCCTATATTTGTCTGAAGGCTTTAATTGGTTGATCGATTGAACTTTTACAATATTCAAAATCCGATACGGGTATGGTTTCTATTTCTAGATTTTGACTCCATTTTAGGTCACTTGTGATTGTGAATTCGATTTTTGTGTATTAATTTAGTGGTTTTAATTGATGATGTAATTCTGCTTTTGTTTTGAAATAAGGTTATTAGGTTATGCATAATGAGTATTTTATCTATTGTCTTTTGGATTTGTATCGTTTTTATGGAGCTGTTAACAGCTGCTGACGAAAGTTTGGTTTTTTGTACTCAGTTTGTGCATTCTAAAAGTTAGAACTAGAAACTTTACTTATTATATGCATTGCTATTGTAGCTGAATAATTTTCTGCCATGAACATGAAATGAGAGGCTATAAGGCATATATTCGTTAGTTTAGTGTAAAGTCAGGGAAGTTTTTTAAATATGTCAGGTTGTTCGATTGATTCAGTAACTTGGCCGGTTCAGTTTATCATCGTGTTGAATTTATGTATGTAAGGTGTGAGTTTATAGGGTGGAGGGTGATTGGGACTACCGTTTTGCATTGAGTGTGTTTGGGGATAGTGTCTATACCGTAACGAGGTCGCGTATATTCAGGTATATCAAGTGTGCAAAAACTTAATATTCAAAGTTACGGTATGGAACTTTGATTTGTGGGGGGCATATATTTGTTTCGGCATTAGTATTTCTTTCATAAGGTTTCCATTAGAGTTTATATCTATAGAGTGGGATGGATATAAGGCATCATCAGTTTATTTTTTTTGTGAAGTGAGGAGGTAATTTTAATGGATCTGGTTGTTTAATTGATTTTGTAAATtaacaaaaatcatattttataaaaatattaacaTATTAATATGCTATTTCCTTTTATTCGAGGATTTAACAAATTAAATGATAGTTTAATTACCTcatttttttgaatggctaacgTTGCACACCATGGGGATTGAACCCCTGACCTCTCCTATCATAAGCTCTATCTAAACTCACCAACACTATTGGGCTATTAATTACCTCATTTGAGTTGGTTTTGTTGCTGTGAAATTGAAATCAGAAGTAATTCCCATATGGCCTTATAGTTATAGTTTTCTTACATCATGAATGattaattctttttgttttttatgcaCATATCCTGGTGATTGCCATATCAAGAAGCTTGACAGTGATCTGTGATGATGACGACCAGCTTCAACTTAAATGGACTGCTCCAAATAAGTGCGGCTATGTAAAAAAGGGCATCATGTCTCAGATTATGAGCCTGTTTCATATGTTAGCGTATTTTTTTAGTTAAGTTTTGTAAAGAAAGGTGCCCCGGTAAAGGTAAGTTCTTTTGTCTATGTTACGCCATTCAAagctaagtttttttttttcttattttcctCTGATATGACTGTAAAGTAAGCATTTTTGTTCTCAATGTTTGAATAAATAGACGGTTATTTATTAAAAATAGTTATTTGTATCTAAACAGATTACATGGTTTATGTTCAGGTTACATGGGTTAAGTGCGTCTAGGTTGCTAactgattttaaataattttcTCTTTGTTATTTGTTGATTTTATCACACTGGCATGTCAGGTAGACTATAGAGGTTATGAAGTGACAGTTGAAAAGTATTTTTGCAGGTTTTAACGGGCCGCCATGAAAATGTTGTACCAAGATCCAAAAGTCTGTTGAGTGACAAAGGAAGCCACATACTGCTATACATGACGGGACATGGTGGATATGAGTTCTTGAAATTTTAGGACTCAGAAGAACTTTAGAATCATGATTTGGCTAATGCAGTCAAACATAAGAAAGAAAAGCGTAGGTGAGAATCAACAACTCGTGTTTGGATATTAACACTCAACTATGTTATAAAGACAGTAATGTTAATATTTTAATGTGTCGTTAGTATTCTTTTATTTTGTTGCAGGTGTTTGGTTTAATGAACAGCCGGAGGTGGTGGAGGGTGGATGGGATGAAGGAGACGGAGAAGTTGGCGAGAGACTGGAATAACAAAATTGGTCAAAGGGTTGTGTATCAACTAAAATCAGACCTGAAACCGTAAAACAATGGTATAGTTGTTTACATGTGTGATTTGGTGTATATGTGTTTGTTTGTAGTAATTCTATTCAGATTTGGACATGAAATTATGTCATGTTTGACAAAGCTGATTCTATCAATATAACTTCGTTTACTCGAGTCATGAACCGGTCGTGCTCATGCGGTTAGTATTAGATAATTAGTTGAATGCGCTAAGTCCTATTAAAGTAAATAATGATCACTTTGTTTTAATGAGTTTGAATTTGTATATTAAAGTAGTTATTTTTCTTATTAGCCACCCGTGTATCACACGGGAACTTAGACTagtaaaaatataattaaaaagatTCTCATATATTTTTTCTAAACTGGAAACTAATCTTTTTCTACCTCTAAGTTAGTGTAGAGATATTTTACCATTAAACCATTGCTGACATAAACTTTTATATAAGAGCATTCATATCAACCCTCGTTTTTTCCCTATATTACATTAAAAATCATTATTTTTTCTCTTcacttttcaattaaataatacttTTTAATATCTTTGTCATTATATTTTCTCTCTCCACTCAcaatcattttcaaaatattTATAAAGAGTGAACAGTGTCCCATAAAATTTTGAGATAAATTATAGCAATTTATTTCTCCTCTACTTTATCAATCAATCAATTAATcgtacccagtaaatcccacaaatagcaaagctactggTAGTGTCTGTGGAGGGCGAGATGTAGGCACACCTTACCtttatccctagggatagagaggctgcttccagcaggggcggacccacatgaTGCGGGTCGGGGTCCACGGACCccaatgtttttttaaaaaagtaGTAGAACCGGTATGTTAAATTTTTCAAGGACCCCATAAAATAAATTAGTTGGACCCCATAGTATTGAAAGCAAAGATGGCATGGTGGTAAATCTCCTTGTGTTGCAATTAGGaggtctcaagttcaagtcttACATCTCttgtttttagtttattttttcatCAAAATTTAACtagtgttttaaaacaccacaacCACCCATTGATCCCCTAACTTGCTtttttaaaatgataaatttaATGTCTCCGAATGATTTTATTTCACATTTGATTACCAAATAAGACTTTCAACATATAGTACGTTTAAAAAAAAGCTTAAACAAAATTTTGAAGTTATGTGAAGTAGTTGTGTTGTTTAGTTAGCTATTGTTTTCAACTAACTTATTAATCACCACAATTTGATAACTTGATTCTTAAAAATGGTTCTTAATAATGTAGTGGTTTCATGTCTACTAAATGCTTCTACATTTTATCCTAGCCCCGACCCGACTACGATGACCGACTCGAAAATTTTAATGTTCGGTTGTGAAAAATTCTAACACAAAAAAATGGACCCCAATGAGAAAAAATCATAGGTCCGTCACTGGCTTCCAGAGAGACCCACCGATACTAAAAGCATATAGTAGAAAAGCGAGAAACCAAACAAATCTATAAACAGAGCACTACTAAATAGCAAAGAAGTGGTGGCTAGGTAACATAGTGAAATAAATCAAATATTTTGAAttataagaccatgcgtagtcgttGGGTTGAATAATGCCCTACCATTGGGCGTTGTCCGCCACGTGTCGTCTTAGTCAGCAAATGAGCGTTATTCACAAAGGGGCGTAGTGGTgataacgcccaataatgccccgtCAATCATTAGacaattatttaattaaataaaacaaaaactatCAAAAAATCTTATTGGACAAAGAATATGAAGAAGAAGTGTGATTGGACAAGCAAAATTGGAGCAAGGCGTGATATATATAACGCCAAAcaccaaaatttaaaaaaaaagcccCGGGGGGCTGATTTGGGGCAAAAAAACGCCCACTTTTTCtttaccactacgcatggtctaagatCCCACATAAgcatttatgaaaaaaaaaataatcactACAAAAACCGCATAGACCATAAAGAAAGAAACGCTTAGCAAGTACCCCAATGCTCAGACCTAATGAATCTACTCTTAaaagtccttaaccttaatcctacgttTCTGTAAACCCCTATCTTGGACCACGTCCTCATAGATGTGTAACTCTACCaaatgttttatatttttatcattatcttttcttTCTCATTCACTCATAACCGttttaaaaaaatactaaaaaaacataaaagatgaaaaatatctcctctaaattttttaaaatataaaggtTACATCCTCAATAATATGAAGAATCCATTATGAATGCTCTTTCACCCCGGCAATCGcttttcataaaataaaaacatGTGTAGAGATCCTATGTCACCACTCACCTTCTATTTCATAACCCATGTCCAAACGCACCCTTAACATTGTACGACCCTGTcctgttctctctctctctagcagCACTGATTGCTTAGCTAACCACCGATTTTCACACATAAATCCGTCACACAAGACTCCATTCAAACCACTTACATCCAAATTCCACCAATATTTCATCATCCACATATAAATCGGCCATGAATTCCTTCACAATTTACCCCTAAAAAGGTATACATGCACATCTATCTCTATATTCTTCTCAATTTAGGTTTTAGTTTATCTCTGTTCTTGAAATTAGCGTCTAGTTATTCTCAATTTAGGTTTTAGTTATAGCGCAAGGGTTTAGGGTTTAATTATGAAGAAACCGGCTTATGTTGATTACTAATTTGTGGATAGTTAAACAAATACAGGATTAACATAACCACAATAGAGGAAAAGAGATGGCGGATTTGGATCAGTTATTAGCGAAAAAAGTTGCTGATCGATACTTAAAGCGTGAGGTTCTTGGAGAAGGTACTTATGGAGTTGTGTACAAGGCCATTGATACTAAGGTATTCTTATACAGTTATACTGTAGCGTATACCAGTATATATAATTGTTATGATTTGTATGTGGTTGTTGTGTTCGGTGTGTAATGTaaaattagggtttctgtgagTAATGTGTCCCGCTTTTTTCTTTTTAGGTATTTGGGATTTGTTTTTAAATAGATTTTGGTTACAGCCATATTAAGTTAATGAGCTTGTTGCAAATAGCTTATTTTACCTCCTCCGTGATCTCCTCGCAACCTCACatctagggatgagcatttggtaaaTTGGTACCGGGTGCtggtaccggtaccgtaccgagcCATTTTTGGTTCAAATTCGGTACCCACTTTTTTGCGTTTTTCAGGATTAGTACTTTTGGTTCAGTATGGTATTGGTTGATTTATCTTTGAATACCGTACCAGCCGCTTTCGGTACTGGTACCCAGTTTTGGCGTTTTTCGTGATCAATACTTTCGGTACCAAGCTCATCCCTACTCACCTCCATCCCTGAACCTATGTTATACCCATCCCTGGTTCCCACCCTTTTTcatattattttaaaataaaataaagaggtgagagaagagagagagagagagagagagagagagaagaaaaaAATAGAGACGGGATGGACGGCGGCGCGGCCACGGCTGCCCCAGAATTGAACAGGGAAGGGGGAGGCTCACGGTGTTTCCTGCTCCCCCAACCCTCCACATCAGCTCCCTTGGGGTGCCCCGTTTCATCATAACACCGGGCCTAAGGGTGAACTTGTATTTTTCAATCCACCAAGGATAATCAGTTTAAACAAGCAATTTCAAACTGCTTATTGAAAATAGCTTATATTTATCCTAAACGAAGTAGGTAAATAATATATACACTTTTCTTCATCCAAACGCTCAAAAATGTTTGTTTGCTTTTAAAAAGCACAGTAAGAAGATAAGCCCTTGAATTAAGCATTCTCATATGTTTTTCTTATTAAGGAATGGTACACTGTAGTTAAAGCAAAAAAATGTTGTATATCAGTTGAATGTAAACTCATTATGTCTAATATATATAAAGTATAAAGAGACAGAGTAAAGTAACTTCaatgatgattgatgatgtttTTCTTGTACACTTTTAATCTTTTGTTATACGGTGGCGGTATTGGATTTTTTATGATATACGTATAAATATTGATGCTATTTTGGTTTCCACTTACCATTTTACTGATATAAGGGTGTTTAAATTTCAGATTGTTTAACAAAACATATTGTTGAGGTTTACTGTAATAATACATATGCGGTACTAATGTATTATATTAACTATTGTTTTCTGGAACAGACAGGACAAACTGTTGCAATAAAGAAAATTCGTCTCGGGAAGCAGAAGGAGGGGGTGAATTTTACCGCTCTTAGAGAAATAAAGTTACTGAAAGAGCTTAAAGACCCAAATATAATAGAGCTGATTGATGCTTTTCCTCATAAAGGGAATTTGCATCTTGTTTTTGAGTTTATGGAGACTGATCTCGAAGCTGTTATTCGCGATAGAAACATTGTTCTTTCACCCACTGATATAAAGTCGTACCTGCAAATGACATTAAAAGGACTTGCCTTCTGTCACAAGAAATGGGTTTTACATAGgtaaaatttaatttaattttgtaACCAAAACAAGCATCACAGTTggaaaattctgaaaatatgtATTTGTAAAACATTACATTTGTAACCATCGTACTTGATTTCATATGTAAAACTAGCTTTTAGTTTCGTATATATACTTCTAAATTATATAGTATCATATCTACCCATTAGAAATACTAAAAGTATCATATTTACCCTTTCATCGTAGATAATATAAAATCACTTACTTATATCAGTCCACCGGATATTCATATAAAAGCAGGATTCTTATGTTCTTACTATGAATCATCTTGGTGCGTAGTGTTCTATTCGTTTATTCATTCAAACTTGTTTTATTTACTATGGGACGGATAAATATGAATGATTTTTGTATTTTGaaagtgtgtgtgtatatatatatagatgtatGAGATTATGAAATTCAGAATGATGTATATAAAATTTTGAACTTTCAGAGCTTAAACCAACTACTGTTGCGCTTAATATTTGGGATTTTCTTCCCTGGTAATCTGAACTGATATGTTTTAATATGGCACGATGTTACAAATATAAGATGCTTCTTCTTGCTGCTTACATTATTTATTTGTATTCTTATTTGCTTGAATTTTTTCTTGTCAGGGATATGAAACCGAATAATCTTTTGATAGGACCTCGCGGGCAATTAAAACTTGCGGATTTTGGGCTGGCAAGAATATTTGGTAGTCCTGACCGAAGGTTTACTCACCAGGTAATCTTTTTATTCAGTTTCTAGTTGCTGGATGTTATAAGCAGTCTTTTTGACACAATGTTTGATATCAAGCTTGACATCTGGTAAATTAGTCTAATACATTTATGTTACCTGAAGTCCTCATATAATTGTTTGATCGACTGTGAGGGTAGTATCTTGTAACATTTGCTTTCTTGCAATCAAGTAACATCGTTTCTTTCCAAAGTTTATTCTGGTGATTGTTGAATTCAAAAAGAAATGCTATGAGCCTATGATGTATGCATATTACTGCTTTCGGAATTTGCGTCACCATGAAACTGGTCTTGTGTTCGGTTGGTGGTTTCATATAACCCAACGTGAAGACGACTCGATTACTTAATCGTGTGGAAAGTTGAACCTTAACTAGACATGTACAAAAATACCGGTTCGAAAAAATAAACCCGATCCAGTTTGAAAAAGAAAACGGTTTTTGAAAAACCGGCTTCAACCCGACTCGGCCTGACAGTTTGGATACCAGTTCGTATTCTTGATCTTTGAAACGGGTTTATAAACCGAACCGGTTGTAAAATAACTGGTTTAAACCGGTTTTTTTGTCCCAAACCGGTTTATAATCCGGACCGAATTGGTTTAATAGGTTTGGGGTTTGATCCTTTCGGTCTTATACCCGAACCGGTTTGAAAAAAAACCCGGTTTGTTTACCACTCTAAAGACCGGTTTGGTTTGTAAAAaaacgatttgtacacctctaaccTTAACCCAGACACATGTAACCTGGTTATCTAAACGGTCAAATGGGTTGGCAGGTTAAGTAGGGTGTAAACGGGTTGGCATGTGATAATTTGTAGTTTTTCAGTCTGTTGTTTCTCATTTAATGATGTAATTTTGAACACCATTTGGCCTCAATTTTATATGTTCAGGTTTTTGCTCGATGGTATAGAGCACCCGAGCTATTATTTGGTGCAAAACAGTACGGTCCCGGGGTTGATGTTTGGGCTGCAGCTTGTATATTTGCAGAGCTTCTTTTACGCCGCCCTTTTCTGCAGGTAAGTTCATGTTGTCTGCATTGTGTTATACCCTCACTTAAACTTGCATCATTTTTGTAAAAGATTTTTAatttcatatatattttttaaaagttcaaaatttcatgtatcTATTCTTGCATATTTCATTATATAACATATTTACCCTTTCAAAACACTAGAAAAATACTAATATCATATTTGATCCACTGccatgataaataaaatataatcaGTTATAATAGCTAGAATAGTCTGCTTCACTGAATAAACAAATCTAAAACAAGACTGTAAATCATCTTAGCACATAATGGTCTCTTCATTTTTTCAATGAAACCTTGTAAATAGCTGATCCATTTCTATTTACTATAAAATGCGTAAATATGATATTTTGGTGTTTCAAAAAGGTAAGCATTTAATTATattatttagagtaaaatgccattttcgtcctaaggtttggccagttttgcgactttcgtccaaaggtttgtttttccgcatctggatccaaaacgtttgaaatcttgtcaatttcatccggctcattaactccatccatttttcttcgttaattcaggggtattttcgtcttttttgttaaacTCAAAGGCCAATCcagtctttttcaggggtattaGGTCTTTTTCAGTGGCGGATCCAGCCAGTTTTTTCACTGGGTtcctttttccaaatcatacaaggtttacactacaaaaaacgttttttttccaaatcatacaaggtttacactacaaaaaaacaCTTTTTTTCAAATCGACTGGGTTCCTGTGAACCCGTAAATAGCCTCTAAATCCGCCCctggtctttttacataaagtgaaaaagaccgaattgccctttaagttggCAAAAAAGGTGGAAATACCCCTAACTTTACGAaggaaaatggatggagttaacgagctggatgaaaatgacaggatttttaaaccttttggatccagattcGGAAAatcaaacctttggacgaaagtcgcaaaactggccaaacctcagagggacgaaaatggcattttactctattatTCAAAAGGATATGTTTGAAGAACTTTTAGAAGGATATATATCATCTCTAAATTTTATGCATTTGCAATACAACTCATGTGACTCCCCAATCTTCATAGAACATCTATGGTTATAATTAATTAGTCATCTGTGACATCAATTAAAGCAAGTTTTATATGGCTTGTTTTCTGTTATTGAAAACATAGGGTAGCAGTGACATCGATCAATTGGGGAAAATCTTTGCTGCATTTGGGACTCCAAAAGAAACTCAATGGTCAGATATGAAATATCTCCCTGATTATGTCGAGTACCAGTTTGTCCCCGGGCAACCGCTTAAAACATTGTTTCCAATGGCTAATGATGACGCGTTGGATCTGTTATCCAAGATGTTTTCATACGATCCAAAGGCTAGAATTTCAGCACAACAGGCATTAGAGCATAGGTAATTTGTTGATTGCtagtaggggtgtgcacggttcggttcgttTTTATGGtaaaaccgaaaccggtttttgaAAACCGTTCGGTTTCAGTTTTAGCAACGgctcggttcggttttttcggtttttgaaacaaattTACGTAAGATTCAAAGATAAAAAGTATAATCCAAGGTTTAAGAGTCTTTCTtagatgtttacatttaagttattatattttaacctttttaattaatattgttaCTATAAACCTAACAttctaatatatttttattattctccaaagtttttattaagacattttcttttataatactttgaaaatcatttattttttatgttaaattttgttatttcttgtaggAAATGGAATAATCATTTCAAAGATAAATAAAGTAATGtgtttattataaatatttaacattcaagaataaattTCAAAGATAAATTTCAAagaataaattaataattcctaAGCAGTATAtaacaaacattaaaaaatgatttttagggtattcggtttagtttttttttttccggTTTTCATAAAATGCAAAACTGTAACCGTTCAGtaaaatttcggttcggttttttccgTTTTTTTTTGTGCGGTTCGGttaaatcgtttttttttttcggttttctgctcaccctTAATTGCTAGTTTAAATATTGTAAAACTTGGGGGATTAAACATGTAAATTTGATTTTGTGGCAGGTACTTCTCATCTGGACCGCCACCTACTGAACCAGCATCGCTTCCGAGACCGCCACCAAAAAGGGAGTCTGTAGATTCAAAGCCTTCAGATTTTGGTCCAACTGTGCTATCACCTACAAGAAAGTCGAAAAGAGTGGTGTCGCACCCTGAAGGATATGTTGAGAAGGTTGATGACCATGGCGTTGGTAATGAACGAAGTGGGCCCGTCCCAATGTCGCTAGATTTTTCGGTCTTTGAAG from Helianthus annuus cultivar XRQ/B chromosome 10, HanXRQr2.0-SUNRISE, whole genome shotgun sequence harbors:
- the LOC110884409 gene encoding cyclin-dependent kinase D-3, translated to MADLDQLLAKKVADRYLKREVLGEGTYGVVYKAIDTKTGQTVAIKKIRLGKQKEGVNFTALREIKLLKELKDPNIIELIDAFPHKGNLHLVFEFMETDLEAVIRDRNIVLSPTDIKSYLQMTLKGLAFCHKKWVLHRDMKPNNLLIGPRGQLKLADFGLARIFGSPDRRFTHQVFARWYRAPELLFGAKQYGPGVDVWAAACIFAELLLRRPFLQGSSDIDQLGKIFAAFGTPKETQWSDMKYLPDYVEYQFVPGQPLKTLFPMANDDALDLLSKMFSYDPKARISAQQALEHRYFSSGPPPTEPASLPRPPPKRESVDSKPSDFGPTVLSPTRKSKRVVSHPEGYVEKVDDHGVGNERSGPVPMSLDFSVFEARPPARPTINSADRTHLKRKLDLEFLIPEEDED